A single Anatilimnocola floriformis DNA region contains:
- a CDS encoding Lnb N-terminal periplasmic domain-containing protein, which produces MPPRSIQLGRARTSALRKHGRAALLLCAVAIFCATACGCRSGAPNEQAWQMLLPEMNTPSNDRNWIVEHKVLARAEMKGEQITLHNVRNAEFFTYRDCLVDYYDKTFAIGDVQNVDFLVVPFNEQRALAHTFLSFGLADGDRVGVSVEVRLEKGEEYNPIPGALGQFELMYVVASEQDLIRVRVEQRKCDVYAYRGSATPQQCQQLLIDILRRVNKLNDTPELYDSITNNCTTNIVQHINHLAPGKIPQDYRVLLPGFSDQLAYDLKLIDTSLPFEETKRRARVNDMVLKYRNDPNFSARIRGERVVR; this is translated from the coding sequence ATGCCTCCGCGCAGCATTCAGCTTGGGCGAGCCAGGACTTCCGCGCTGCGGAAGCATGGCCGTGCTGCGCTTTTGCTGTGCGCCGTCGCGATTTTTTGCGCTACCGCCTGCGGTTGTCGCAGCGGTGCGCCGAACGAGCAGGCGTGGCAGATGCTGTTGCCGGAGATGAATACTCCCTCGAATGACCGGAACTGGATCGTCGAGCACAAGGTGCTGGCTCGCGCCGAGATGAAGGGTGAGCAAATCACCTTGCACAACGTCCGCAATGCCGAGTTCTTTACCTATCGCGATTGCCTGGTCGATTATTACGACAAGACGTTCGCGATCGGCGACGTGCAGAATGTCGACTTCCTGGTTGTCCCCTTCAACGAGCAACGGGCTCTCGCGCACACATTTCTCAGCTTCGGCTTGGCCGATGGTGATCGAGTGGGCGTGTCGGTCGAGGTGCGACTTGAGAAGGGAGAAGAGTACAACCCAATTCCGGGAGCGCTGGGGCAATTTGAGTTGATGTACGTCGTCGCCAGTGAGCAGGATCTGATTCGCGTCCGGGTCGAGCAGCGGAAGTGCGATGTCTATGCGTACCGCGGCAGCGCCACGCCGCAGCAATGCCAGCAACTGCTGATCGACATTCTCCGCCGCGTGAACAAGCTGAACGATACGCCCGAGCTCTACGACTCGATCACGAATAACTGCACGACCAATATCGTGCAGCACATCAATCATCTGGCCCCCGGCAAAATTCCGCAGGACTATCGCGTGCTGTTGCCGGGCTTTAGCGACCAGTTGGCTTACGACCTGAAGCTGATCGATACCAGCCTGCCATTCGAAGAAACCAAACGCCGTGCGCGCGTGAACGACATGGTCCTCAAGTATCGCAACGATCCGAATTTCTCGGCCCGCATTCGAGGCGAACGCGTCGTGCGATAG
- a CDS encoding TIGR03000 domain-containing protein, with protein sequence MLKSLKALRFVAVAAAAGVAVVGQANEAFAGWRWHHSSGGSSSSGGSSSSGGSSGSWGSSGGSSGSWGSSGGSSGSSSGSWSSSSGGSSSSGGSSGSSGGSSGHHWRRHHGSSGGSSGGSSGSWGSSGGSSGGSSGGSSSSGGSSGGSSGGGVYYAPVEVQEGAPVVPAQPAAPAGAPMTSLRSGEGLLTVSVPTDAKIFVNGTATTSTGEVRQYVSRDLAGGMSYAYEVRAEIVRDGQTLEQTKTIDLRAGATNSLAFDFEAAKSVETSLTVRVPAEAKVYLAGNATTAAGEIRVFKTTGLSTGKGWSGYKVRVEMERDGKLVTEEKVIDLAAGETKEVTFFAVDKVASAR encoded by the coding sequence ATGTTGAAGTCTCTGAAGGCCTTGCGCTTCGTTGCGGTCGCCGCTGCCGCTGGTGTTGCGGTTGTTGGCCAGGCGAACGAAGCGTTTGCCGGTTGGCGTTGGCACCACAGCAGTGGTGGCAGCTCGTCGTCGGGTGGTTCGAGCAGCTCGGGCGGTTCGAGCGGTAGCTGGGGTTCGTCGGGCGGCAGCAGCGGTAGCTGGGGCAGCTCGGGTGGTTCTTCGGGCAGTTCGAGCGGCAGCTGGAGCTCGTCGTCGGGTGGTTCGAGCAGCTCGGGCGGTTCGTCCGGCAGCTCGGGTGGCTCGAGCGGTCACCACTGGCGTCGTCACCACGGCAGCAGCGGTGGTTCGTCGGGCGGTTCGAGCGGTAGCTGGGGTTCTTCGGGTGGCTCGTCGGGCGGTAGCTCGGGCGGTTCGTCCAGCTCGGGTGGTTCGAGCGGTGGTTCTTCGGGTGGCGGCGTGTACTACGCTCCGGTTGAAGTTCAAGAAGGCGCTCCCGTCGTTCCGGCTCAACCTGCAGCTCCTGCCGGTGCTCCGATGACCAGCCTCCGCAGTGGCGAAGGCCTGTTGACCGTCAGCGTGCCGACCGATGCCAAGATCTTCGTCAATGGCACGGCCACGACCAGCACCGGCGAAGTTCGCCAGTACGTGTCGCGTGACCTGGCTGGCGGCATGAGCTACGCCTATGAAGTGCGGGCCGAAATCGTTCGCGATGGCCAGACTCTGGAACAAACCAAGACGATCGACCTCCGCGCTGGCGCCACCAACTCGCTGGCCTTCGATTTCGAAGCCGCCAAGTCGGTTGAGACCTCGCTGACGGTTCGCGTGCCTGCCGAAGCCAAGGTTTATCTGGCCGGCAACGCCACCACCGCCGCTGGCGAAATCCGCGTCTTCAAGACGACGGGCCTGTCGACCGGCAAGGGCTGGAGCGGCTACAAGGTTCGCGTTGAAATGGAACGCGATGGCAAGCTCGTGACCGAAGAAAAGGTCATCGATCTGGCCGCTGGCGAAACGAAGGAAGTCACCTTCTTCGCCGTCGATAAGGTTGCCTCGGCTCGCTAG
- a CDS encoding histone deacetylase family protein: protein MTLLYHSPLFQTHKTGAHPEKPERLATIDRHLKMVGMYDRVKAAEWKPATAEQVQRIHTKEYVAELEKYAKTGGGRIEADTVMSEESFTVAQQAAGAVCAAVGAVLKKEDMNAMCLVRPPGHHALEKSAMGFCLLNNVAIAAKCAIAEHQLDRVLIVDWDVHHGNGTQDVFYTDEQVSFFSMHRWPFYPGTGDKDETGSGRGLGFTKNVPMAFGTPRENILAAFQKELEAFATKTKPQLVIISAGFDAHIRDPIGSLELETEDFRTLTKIVQGVADAHSDGRIVSALEGGYHPQRLAESVEVHLDELLKKK, encoded by the coding sequence ATGACTCTTCTCTACCACAGCCCGCTGTTTCAAACGCACAAGACCGGCGCTCATCCAGAGAAGCCCGAACGGCTGGCCACCATCGACCGCCATTTGAAAATGGTGGGCATGTACGACCGTGTGAAAGCGGCTGAGTGGAAACCGGCGACGGCCGAGCAAGTGCAGCGGATTCACACGAAGGAGTACGTCGCTGAACTCGAAAAATATGCGAAGACCGGCGGCGGCCGCATCGAAGCCGATACCGTGATGAGCGAGGAGAGCTTCACCGTTGCTCAGCAGGCAGCCGGCGCGGTGTGTGCAGCCGTGGGGGCGGTGCTGAAGAAGGAAGACATGAATGCGATGTGCCTCGTGCGGCCGCCGGGGCATCATGCGCTCGAAAAAAGTGCGATGGGCTTTTGCCTGCTGAACAACGTTGCCATTGCGGCGAAGTGCGCGATCGCCGAGCATCAGCTCGATCGCGTGCTGATCGTCGATTGGGACGTCCATCACGGCAACGGCACGCAGGATGTGTTTTACACCGACGAGCAAGTCTCGTTCTTCTCGATGCACCGCTGGCCGTTCTATCCCGGCACCGGCGACAAGGACGAAACCGGCAGCGGCCGCGGCTTGGGCTTCACCAAGAACGTGCCGATGGCCTTTGGCACGCCGCGCGAAAATATTCTCGCCGCGTTTCAGAAAGAACTCGAAGCTTTCGCTACGAAGACTAAGCCGCAACTTGTGATCATCAGCGCCGGCTTCGACGCCCACATCCGCGACCCGATTGGTTCGCTAGAACTCGAGACCGAGGACTTCCGCACCCTCACCAAAATCGTGCAAGGCGTGGCCGATGCCCACTCCGACGGCAGAATCGTCAGCGCGCTCGAGGGTGGTTACCATCCGCAGCGCTTGGCGGAGTCGGTTGAAGTGCATCTCGATGAGTTGCTGAAGAAGAAATGA